In a genomic window of Alcanivorax sp.:
- the efp gene encoding elongation factor P yields the protein MANYSTSEFKSGLKVMLDGDPCAIIENEFVKPGKGQAFNRVRLRNLKTGKVWDRTFKSGDSLEGADVMDVSMQYIFSDGEFWHFMDQTTFEQKQADEAAVGDAKKWLKEEDICEVTLYNGEPLSVSPPNFVELQIVETDPGLKGDTAGTGGKPATLSTGAVVRVPLFVQEGEIVKVDTRTGDYVGRIKS from the coding sequence ATGGCCAACTATTCTACCAGTGAATTCAAGTCCGGCTTGAAAGTGATGCTCGATGGCGACCCCTGCGCCATCATCGAGAACGAATTCGTCAAGCCCGGCAAGGGCCAGGCGTTCAACCGCGTCAGACTGCGCAACCTGAAAACCGGCAAAGTCTGGGACCGCACCTTCAAGTCCGGCGACTCCCTGGAAGGCGCCGACGTGATGGACGTGTCCATGCAGTACATCTTCAGCGATGGCGAATTCTGGCACTTCATGGACCAGACCACCTTCGAGCAGAAGCAGGCCGACGAAGCCGCCGTGGGCGATGCCAAGAAGTGGCTGAAAGAAGAAGATATCTGTGAGGTCACCCTCTACAACGGTGAACCCCTGTCCGTCAGCCCGCCGAACTTCGTGGAACTGCAGATCGTGGAAACCGACCCGGGCCTGAAAGGCGACACCGCCGGCACCGGCGGCAAGCCCGCCACCCTGAGCACCGGCGCTGTAGTGCGTGTGCCTCTGTTCGTTCAGGAAGGCGAGATCGTCAAGGTGGACACCCGCACCGGCGATTACGTGGGTCGCATCAAGAGCTAG
- the epmB gene encoding EF-P beta-lysylation protein EpmB, whose amino-acid sequence MITQDEAGWELPGWQRQQADLITDPAELLGLLQLEAESLPEILAAAEGFPLRVPRGYVRLMERGNPDDPLLRQVLSVPAELREEDGYSSDPLEEAAHTPVPGLLHKYHGRALLVVTGACAVHCRYCFRRHFPYQSHLSGKRWDQALEWLASRPDIREVILSGGDPLTLNNRRLQELLAALAQIPHLRRLRIHSRTPVVIPERLDEPLLALLSDSRWQTALVLHANHPREISDALVARCQQWRREGITLLNQSVLLAGVNDSVAILEALSDRLHEAGVTPYYLHQLDAVQGAAHFAVPDTRAMQLHGELRGRLPGFLVPRLSREEPGEPAKTVLAG is encoded by the coding sequence ATGATAACGCAGGACGAGGCTGGTTGGGAGTTGCCGGGCTGGCAGCGCCAGCAGGCGGACCTGATTACCGATCCGGCGGAGCTGCTCGGCCTGCTGCAACTGGAGGCGGAGTCGCTGCCCGAAATACTGGCGGCCGCGGAGGGTTTTCCCCTGCGCGTGCCCCGTGGCTATGTGCGGCTGATGGAGCGAGGCAACCCGGATGATCCGTTGTTGCGGCAGGTGCTCAGCGTGCCGGCGGAGCTGCGTGAGGAGGACGGCTACAGCAGTGATCCGCTGGAGGAAGCCGCTCACACCCCGGTGCCCGGGCTGCTGCATAAGTACCATGGCCGTGCGCTGCTGGTGGTCACCGGCGCCTGCGCGGTGCACTGTCGCTACTGTTTTCGCCGGCATTTTCCCTACCAGAGTCACCTGAGCGGCAAGCGCTGGGATCAGGCGCTGGAGTGGCTGGCGTCGCGCCCGGATATCCGCGAGGTGATCCTCAGTGGCGGCGACCCGCTGACCCTGAACAATCGCCGTTTGCAGGAATTGCTGGCGGCGCTGGCTCAGATCCCGCATCTGCGCCGGCTGCGTATTCATAGCCGCACGCCGGTGGTCATTCCCGAGCGGCTGGATGAGCCGCTGCTGGCCCTGCTGTCGGATTCACGCTGGCAGACCGCCCTGGTGCTGCACGCCAATCACCCCCGGGAAATCAGTGATGCGCTGGTGGCCCGTTGCCAGCAGTGGCGGCGGGAAGGCATTACCCTGCTGAACCAGAGTGTACTGCTGGCCGGGGTGAATGATTCCGTGGCGATTCTGGAGGCGTTATCGGATCGTCTCCATGAGGCCGGGGTGACGCCTTACTACCTGCACCAACTGGATGCGGTGCAGGGCGCTGCCCATTTTGCCGTGCCGGATACACGCGCTATGCAATTACATGGGGAGCTGCGCGGCCGATTGCCGGGCTTTCTGGTGCCAAGACTGTCCCGGGAAGAACCGGGGGAGCCGGCAAAGACCGTATTGGCGGGCTAG
- a CDS encoding EAL domain-containing protein, which produces MSRHPMSYALDNLRLLIAHDSQDEAEQLMNMLRNAGRATRAQLALGEDDLLRALKGGAWELMLCRPTFGDGSFESAMAHLKRLGKAVPVILLENTFSAETVKAALLQGASGVVPNDDRDMLTLMVDRVVENLRLRKELQHSEIARHDAEKRLSLLMDQSRDAIAYVLDGMHIHANDNYVELFGYESADDLAGVPIMDMVSAADHDKLKKLLRSRAQDESQTQELECKGVNTEGNEFDASFTFSPSTYDGEACTQIVIRAGGVDENEMQERLHEMSQKDQVTGLFARKWFMDQLDDAVAEAAREGQLATVLYLRLDDFEQHQSSVGIDGADDILRAVADWLVGQVGDAKLARVDGEDFAVLLPVDDTDEAEELAERLRAGIEGLMPEVSAKTIQVTASVGVAFVREDARSGQGTLTTALKCCNQAQRENSGKGNSIKVHDPMDEVAAGSSEAIVMLLRQALEQGSFNLRYQPLMNLEDDSEHVFEVFVNLPQKQGEVMEAGEFIPVAAEQGLVGKIDRWVVLNAMRAAATMSEPVKLVFNINGGSLADASLADWLLKAMRAAKMDGSRLTFQLTEGDATTYLKQAGVFAEKMKSAGCGISISRFGGGLDPFKLFQHIPATMVKFEGSFTQDVAKSEGRQRLAEIVKQVKEGNRKTVVGFVESAAQMQALWTLGGVDYLQGFYLQAPMETLQIPESA; this is translated from the coding sequence ATGAGTCGTCACCCCATGAGCTATGCCCTGGATAATCTCCGTCTACTGATCGCCCACGATTCACAGGATGAGGCCGAGCAGCTGATGAATATGCTGCGCAATGCCGGTCGGGCGACCCGGGCGCAACTGGCCCTGGGCGAGGATGACTTGCTGCGGGCTCTCAAGGGCGGCGCCTGGGAGCTGATGCTTTGTCGGCCGACCTTTGGTGATGGTAGTTTCGAATCTGCCATGGCCCATCTCAAGCGCCTGGGCAAGGCGGTGCCGGTGATCCTGCTGGAAAACACCTTTTCCGCTGAAACCGTCAAGGCTGCCCTGTTGCAGGGAGCCAGCGGTGTGGTCCCCAATGACGATCGGGACATGCTCACTTTGATGGTGGACCGGGTGGTGGAAAACCTGCGTCTGCGCAAGGAGCTGCAGCATTCCGAGATTGCCCGCCATGATGCGGAAAAGCGGCTTTCCCTGCTGATGGACCAGAGCCGTGACGCCATCGCCTATGTGCTCGATGGCATGCATATTCACGCCAACGACAATTACGTGGAGCTGTTCGGTTACGAAAGTGCCGACGACCTGGCCGGTGTCCCCATCATGGACATGGTGTCAGCCGCGGATCATGACAAGCTGAAGAAATTGTTGCGAAGTCGTGCCCAGGACGAAAGCCAGACCCAGGAACTGGAATGCAAGGGGGTCAACACCGAGGGCAACGAGTTTGATGCCTCTTTTACCTTTTCGCCCAGCACCTACGACGGTGAAGCCTGCACCCAGATTGTTATTCGGGCTGGTGGGGTGGATGAGAACGAAATGCAGGAACGGCTCCATGAGATGAGCCAGAAAGATCAGGTCACCGGCCTGTTTGCCCGCAAATGGTTTATGGATCAGCTTGATGATGCGGTAGCCGAAGCCGCCCGCGAGGGGCAACTGGCCACGGTATTGTATCTGCGCCTGGACGACTTCGAGCAACACCAGTCCTCTGTGGGGATCGATGGTGCCGATGACATTCTCCGGGCGGTGGCGGATTGGCTCGTTGGCCAGGTTGGTGACGCCAAGCTGGCCCGGGTGGATGGTGAGGATTTTGCCGTCTTGCTGCCGGTGGATGACACTGACGAGGCGGAAGAGCTGGCTGAACGCCTGCGGGCCGGCATTGAAGGGTTGATGCCGGAAGTGTCGGCCAAGACCATCCAGGTTACCGCCAGTGTGGGCGTGGCGTTTGTTCGCGAGGATGCCCGCAGTGGTCAGGGCACTCTCACCACGGCGCTGAAATGCTGTAACCAGGCCCAGCGGGAAAACAGCGGCAAAGGCAACAGCATCAAGGTGCATGATCCCATGGACGAAGTGGCTGCCGGTTCTTCCGAAGCCATCGTTATGCTGCTGCGTCAGGCGCTGGAGCAGGGCAGTTTCAATCTGCGTTATCAACCGCTGATGAACTTGGAAGACGACAGCGAGCATGTCTTTGAAGTGTTCGTGAACCTGCCCCAGAAACAGGGTGAAGTCATGGAGGCCGGCGAATTCATTCCCGTGGCCGCAGAGCAGGGCCTGGTGGGCAAGATCGATCGCTGGGTGGTACTTAATGCCATGCGTGCGGCGGCGACCATGAGTGAACCGGTAAAGTTGGTGTTCAATATCAATGGCGGTTCTCTGGCCGATGCCTCCCTGGCGGACTGGCTGCTCAAGGCCATGCGTGCCGCCAAGATGGATGGTTCGCGCCTGACTTTCCAGCTTACCGAAGGCGATGCCACCACTTACCTGAAACAGGCCGGCGTGTTTGCCGAGAAAATGAAAAGCGCGGGCTGTGGTATCTCCATCAGCCGTTTCGGCGGCGGCCTGGACCCGTTCAAGTTGTTCCAGCACATCCCAGCTACCATGGTGAAATTTGAAGGCTCCTTCACCCAGGATGTGGCCAAAAGTGAAGGCCGCCAGCGCCTCGCAGAGATCGTTAAGCAGGTGAAGGAAGGCAATCGCAAGACGGTGGTCGGCTTTGTTGAATCCGCCGCCCAGATGCAGGCCCTGTGGACTCTTGGCGGTGTGGACTACCTGCAGGGCTTCTACCTGCAGGCGCCGATGGAGACGTTGCAGATTCCTGAGTCGGCGTAA
- the serB gene encoding phosphoserine phosphatase SerB, translating to MREIILIQVSGSDRPGLTAAFTRILARYRLNILDIGQAVIHDTLSLGILVETPPDAESSAVLKDLLFEAHKLNINVRFRPIDEDRYEEWVAGQGKDRHIITLLARKITAEQLSDVTATVADNGLNIDSIARLSGRVHLEGESLNEDSRACIEISVRGEPKDGEAMRAAFLSIANERNLDIAFQRDSAFRRNRRLVVFDMDSTLIRSEVIDELAMEAGVGEEVAEITERAMRGELDFNESFRARVALLKGLDEGALERVRERIQLTEGAQRLISTLRALGYRTAILSGGFTWFGQWLQQLLGIDYVYANELEIENGQVTGRVVGQIVNGQRKADLLKQIAAQEGISLEQVIAVGDGANDLPMLGEAGLGIAFRAKPLVKQNAEQAISTLGLDGILYLIGVRDKDQAELLKGS from the coding sequence GTGCGCGAGATCATTCTGATTCAGGTATCCGGCAGTGACCGTCCCGGTCTGACCGCCGCTTTCACCCGGATTCTGGCCCGTTACCGGCTCAATATCCTGGATATTGGCCAGGCCGTGATCCACGACACCCTGTCGCTGGGCATTCTGGTGGAAACCCCACCGGACGCAGAGTCCTCGGCGGTGCTCAAGGATCTGCTGTTCGAGGCCCACAAGCTGAACATCAATGTGCGTTTCCGGCCCATTGATGAGGACCGCTACGAGGAATGGGTCGCCGGCCAGGGCAAGGATCGCCACATCATCACCCTGCTGGCGCGCAAGATTACCGCCGAGCAGTTGTCCGACGTGACCGCCACAGTGGCTGACAACGGCCTGAATATCGACAGCATTGCCCGCCTGTCCGGCCGGGTGCATCTGGAAGGGGAATCTCTCAACGAGGACAGCCGCGCCTGCATCGAGATTTCCGTGCGTGGCGAACCGAAGGATGGCGAAGCCATGCGCGCCGCCTTCCTCAGCATCGCCAACGAACGCAACCTGGACATCGCCTTCCAGCGCGACAGCGCCTTCCGCCGTAACCGGCGCCTGGTGGTGTTCGATATGGATTCCACCCTGATCCGCTCCGAAGTGATCGACGAGCTGGCCATGGAAGCCGGGGTGGGCGAAGAGGTGGCAGAAATCACCGAGCGGGCCATGCGCGGCGAACTGGATTTCAACGAAAGTTTCCGGGCCCGGGTGGCCCTGCTCAAGGGGCTGGATGAAGGTGCCCTGGAGCGGGTGCGCGAACGCATCCAGCTCACCGAAGGGGCTCAACGGCTGATCAGCACCCTGCGTGCCCTGGGCTATCGCACGGCCATTCTCTCCGGCGGCTTCACCTGGTTCGGCCAGTGGCTGCAGCAGTTGCTGGGCATCGACTATGTGTACGCCAATGAGCTGGAAATCGAGAATGGCCAGGTCACCGGCCGGGTAGTCGGCCAGATCGTCAACGGCCAGCGCAAGGCCGACCTGCTCAAACAGATCGCCGCCCAGGAAGGCATCAGCCTGGAACAGGTGATCGCCGTGGGCGACGGCGCCAACGACCTGCCCATGCTCGGCGAAGCCGGCCTGGGCATCGCCTTCCGCGCCAAGCCCCTGGTCAAACAAAACGCCGAACAGGCCATCTCCACCCTGGGTCTGGACGGAATTCTGTATCTGATCGGGGTGCGGGACAAGGATCAGGCGGAGCTGTTAAAAGGCAGTTAA
- a CDS encoding enoyl-CoA hydratase-related protein encodes MTLPTLESDLVLVTHTESVMEITLNRPDKLNALTGAMYRDLIALLNAAEQSDDIRVVLFAAEGKSFSAGNDLVDFLNAKPGEVGEAANFIKAIYAFPKVVVAAVQGNAVGVGTTMLLHMDMVVASDDAKFITPFADLGAVPEAGSAKLLPDWLGYQRAARMLLLGEPMLAQEAFEAGLIAKVVSRDELQATARGWAATLAKKPPRALRESKRLMRQAISKPLQDVLEEDLALFGEMLQGDEAKAVLAAMVNKGKG; translated from the coding sequence GTGACCTTGCCGACATTGGAAAGCGATCTGGTTCTGGTGACACATACCGAATCAGTGATGGAAATTACCCTGAACCGCCCGGACAAACTGAATGCCCTTACCGGCGCCATGTACCGGGATCTGATTGCCCTGCTCAACGCCGCGGAACAGAGCGATGACATCCGTGTGGTGCTGTTTGCAGCCGAAGGCAAATCCTTCAGCGCTGGCAACGACCTGGTGGATTTTCTCAATGCCAAACCCGGTGAAGTGGGCGAGGCGGCAAATTTCATCAAGGCCATCTATGCCTTCCCGAAAGTGGTGGTAGCCGCTGTTCAGGGCAATGCGGTGGGCGTGGGAACCACCATGCTGCTGCACATGGATATGGTGGTGGCGTCTGACGATGCCAAGTTCATCACTCCCTTCGCCGATCTCGGCGCAGTGCCGGAAGCCGGTTCCGCCAAGCTGTTGCCGGACTGGCTGGGCTACCAGCGCGCCGCCCGCATGCTGCTGCTGGGTGAGCCCATGCTGGCACAGGAGGCCTTCGAGGCCGGCCTGATCGCCAAGGTAGTGAGCCGTGATGAGCTGCAGGCCACCGCCCGCGGCTGGGCCGCCACCCTGGCAAAGAAACCGCCCAGAGCCCTGCGCGAGAGCAAGCGGCTGATGCGCCAGGCAATCAGCAAGCCGCTGCAGGATGTGCTGGAGGAAGATCTGGCCCTGTTTGGCGAGATGCTGCAGGGGGATGAGGCCAAGGCGGTGCTGGCGGCCATGGTGAACAAGGGCAAGGGGTAA
- a CDS encoding NAD(P)H-dependent oxidoreductase — MKHLLIVAHAPSPNTLKLRDAAARGAGHEDIENVTVTVKPPLEAGPEDVMACDAILLGTTENLGYMSGALKDFFDRTYYPVLEEKQGLPCALYIRAGHDGTGTRRAVESIVTGLRWNWVQDPMVLRGDWQDDFEQQVEELGMYLAAGLDAGIF; from the coding sequence ATGAAACACCTGCTGATCGTCGCCCACGCCCCGTCGCCAAATACCTTGAAACTGCGTGACGCTGCGGCCCGGGGCGCCGGCCATGAAGATATCGAGAACGTGACCGTAACGGTTAAGCCGCCTCTGGAAGCGGGCCCCGAGGACGTGATGGCCTGTGATGCCATTCTGCTCGGCACCACGGAAAATCTGGGCTATATGAGTGGCGCCCTGAAAGATTTTTTCGACCGCACCTACTACCCGGTACTTGAAGAAAAACAGGGCCTGCCCTGTGCCCTCTACATCCGCGCCGGCCACGACGGCACCGGCACCCGCCGGGCGGTGGAAAGCATCGTCACCGGCCTGCGTTGGAACTGGGTGCAGGACCCGATGGTTCTGCGCGGAGACTGGCAGGATGATTTCGAGCAACAGGTGGAAGAGTTGGGGATGTATCTGGCGGCAGGGCTGGATGCGGGGATTTTTTAG
- a CDS encoding Lrp/AsnC family transcriptional regulator — translation MKAKELAKLDRTDLRILEALQHNGGLTNQQLAETVGLSPSPCSRRVQKLEAAGIILKRETVLDARKLGLDLTVIIQISMDRHTPERFANFEEKVASYPEVQQCYLVTGQEADYLLKVVVPDIDGYQHFLLNKITRIEGVSGVHSSFVMRRVVDTAALPLNYVES, via the coding sequence ATGAAAGCAAAGGAACTGGCAAAACTGGACCGCACCGACCTGCGCATCCTGGAAGCGCTGCAGCACAATGGCGGGCTGACTAACCAGCAGCTGGCGGAAACCGTGGGGCTATCACCCTCCCCCTGCTCCCGGCGGGTACAGAAGCTGGAAGCCGCCGGCATTATTCTCAAACGGGAAACCGTGCTGGACGCCCGTAAACTGGGCCTGGACCTGACCGTGATCATCCAGATCAGCATGGACCGCCACACCCCGGAACGCTTCGCCAACTTCGAGGAAAAGGTAGCCAGCTACCCGGAAGTGCAACAGTGCTACCTGGTCACCGGCCAGGAAGCCGATTATCTGCTCAAGGTGGTGGTGCCGGACATCGATGGCTACCAGCATTTCCTGCTCAACAAGATCACCCGCATCGAAGGGGTCAGCGGTGTACATTCCAGTTTTGTCATGCGACGGGTGGTGGATACGGCGGCACTGCCGTTGAATTATGTAGAGAGTTAA
- a CDS encoding 2-isopropylmalate synthase, with protein MSFDHRKYQPFPVIDKPDRRWPSQRIEKAPLWAAVDLRDGNQALIKPMSVAQKRRFFQMLVELGFKEIEVGFPSASQIDYDFCRALIEEDLVPDDVHIQVLTQAREDLIARTFESLKGARNAIVHIYNATSPTFREQVFGVDKAGCKAIAVRAAEWVRDCAAQQPDTHWSFQYSPETFSATETDFAIEVIDAVNAVWRPDQGQRVIINLPATVEVSTPNVFADQVELVHDNIQHREHVIISVHTHDDRGCGVAAAEMAVMAGADRVEGTLLGNGERTGNMDLVTAGMNLYSQGIDPQIDFSRMKEIVALVEEITDIQTHPRHPYAGDLVFSAFSGSHQDAIRKCLARYKEGDIWTAAYLPIDPADVGRRYEEVVRINSQSGKGGVAHVLERDFGIDLPRWLQQELAGVVQKDAEEDGGEITSERVHRRFNSDYLNVPLGWMLRSYDLNRSNDAVQAQISIGDDSQPVTLLSGRGDGAMSALVDALNRRIGGEVKVVSFDEYSLGDSTEANAMACVRVQVGETVQSAVATAADTTAAALQAILSAVGRVQEGSEQLIVNS; from the coding sequence ATGAGCTTTGATCATCGCAAATACCAGCCTTTTCCTGTCATCGACAAACCCGACCGTCGCTGGCCCAGCCAGCGTATCGAGAAAGCCCCGCTGTGGGCGGCGGTGGACCTGCGCGATGGCAATCAGGCGCTGATCAAGCCCATGTCCGTGGCCCAGAAACGTCGCTTCTTTCAAATGCTGGTGGAGTTGGGCTTCAAGGAAATCGAGGTGGGTTTCCCGTCTGCCAGCCAGATTGACTATGACTTCTGCCGGGCCCTGATCGAGGAAGACCTGGTGCCGGATGACGTGCACATCCAGGTGCTCACCCAGGCCCGGGAAGACTTGATCGCCCGCACCTTTGAATCGCTCAAGGGCGCCAGGAACGCCATCGTGCATATCTACAACGCCACTTCGCCCACCTTCCGTGAGCAGGTGTTCGGCGTGGACAAGGCCGGTTGTAAGGCCATCGCGGTGCGCGCTGCCGAATGGGTGCGTGACTGTGCTGCGCAGCAGCCGGACACCCACTGGAGCTTCCAGTATTCCCCGGAAACCTTCAGCGCCACGGAAACCGATTTCGCCATCGAAGTGATTGATGCGGTGAACGCAGTATGGCGTCCGGATCAGGGGCAGCGGGTGATCATCAACCTGCCGGCCACCGTGGAAGTGAGCACCCCCAATGTGTTCGCCGACCAGGTGGAGCTGGTGCATGACAACATTCAACACCGCGAACATGTGATTATCAGTGTGCACACCCACGATGACCGTGGCTGTGGCGTGGCCGCTGCCGAGATGGCCGTGATGGCCGGCGCCGACCGGGTGGAAGGCACCCTGCTCGGCAATGGCGAGCGCACCGGCAACATGGACCTGGTCACCGCCGGCATGAACCTCTACAGCCAGGGCATCGACCCGCAAATCGACTTCTCGCGGATGAAGGAGATCGTCGCCCTGGTGGAAGAGATTACCGATATCCAGACTCACCCGCGTCATCCCTATGCCGGTGACCTGGTGTTCAGCGCGTTCTCCGGCAGCCACCAGGATGCCATCCGCAAGTGTCTCGCCCGCTATAAAGAAGGAGATATCTGGACGGCGGCCTATCTGCCCATCGACCCGGCAGATGTGGGGCGGCGCTATGAGGAAGTGGTGCGCATTAACTCCCAGTCCGGCAAGGGCGGCGTGGCCCATGTGCTGGAGCGGGATTTCGGCATCGACCTGCCGCGCTGGCTGCAGCAGGAACTGGCCGGGGTGGTGCAGAAAGACGCGGAAGAAGACGGCGGCGAGATCACCAGCGAACGGGTCCATCGTCGCTTCAACAGCGATTACCTGAACGTGCCACTGGGCTGGATGTTGCGCTCCTATGACCTGAACCGTTCGAACGATGCGGTGCAGGCCCAGATCAGCATCGGTGATGACAGCCAGCCGGTGACGCTGTTGTCCGGCCGGGGCGACGGCGCCATGTCGGCCCTGGTGGATGCGCTTAACCGACGTATCGGAGGTGAAGTGAAAGTGGTGTCCTTCGATGAGTATTCATTGGGCGACAGCACTGAAGCCAACGCCATGGCCTGTGTGCGGGTGCAGGTAGGGGAAACGGTGCAGAGTGCCGTAGCCACTGCGGCTGATACTACTGCTGCGGCCTTGCAGGCGATTCTGTCGGCAGTGGGCAGGGTGCAGGAAGGTAGTGAACAGTTAATAGTGAATAGTTAA
- a CDS encoding type 1 glutamine amidotransferase: MRIHYLSHVPFEQLGAMDAWFRERDISISQSLLFQGEPLPDTGEFDVLVVMGGPMGADDDGSHPWMAAEKALIRDSIAAGKKVLGICLGAQLIARVLCAPVTANPDKEIGWFPVYPTSAGKSDSIGKLFAGAPPVLHWHGDTFAIPDGAVHLLESKGCPNQAFRYGDNVLGLQFHLELQADNAAALCDACPEDLADGPWVEPRASMLADGQRFEDAKQLLGRVLNAFLV, from the coding sequence ATGCGCATCCATTACCTGTCCCACGTCCCATTCGAACAACTGGGCGCCATGGACGCCTGGTTCCGGGAGCGCGACATCAGCATCAGCCAATCGCTGTTGTTTCAGGGCGAGCCACTCCCTGACACCGGCGAGTTTGATGTGCTGGTCGTCATGGGCGGCCCCATGGGAGCGGATGATGACGGCAGCCATCCCTGGATGGCCGCGGAAAAGGCCCTGATTCGCGACAGCATCGCCGCCGGCAAGAAAGTCCTCGGCATCTGCCTTGGTGCACAACTGATCGCCCGGGTGCTGTGCGCCCCGGTAACCGCCAACCCGGACAAGGAAATCGGCTGGTTTCCGGTCTACCCCACCAGCGCCGGCAAGTCCGACAGCATCGGCAAACTGTTTGCCGGCGCCCCGCCGGTGCTGCACTGGCACGGCGACACCTTTGCCATTCCTGACGGTGCCGTGCACCTGCTGGAAAGCAAAGGCTGCCCCAATCAGGCATTTCGTTACGGGGATAATGTGCTGGGCTTACAGTTTCATCTGGAACTACAAGCCGACAATGCCGCAGCACTATGTGATGCCTGCCCGGAAGACCTGGCTGACGGCCCCTGGGTGGAGCCCCGCGCCAGCATGCTGGCGGATGGGCAACGGTTTGAGGATGCAAAACAACTGCTGGGGCGGGTGCTAAACGCCTTTCTGGTCTAA
- a CDS encoding META domain-containing protein — MKQLAVFCLTGLALLGCTDNDTSPPASPPATEDTSNPLVGAWQNGEQILVLEENGDFYLPADSQRQGLTWENDDSGFAFRYLDNSRLAVETQHASGEQQQDTLSLSPAPPSDGEEQQVDSPLFSGDYQRANDAVGHLSGKVKLPENSELPDKAVLTVSLLTSNDDTVIRRLIPLTSDALNQPFRLYYPATAVNTDNTYQVSSQILADGGLFFQSEATPLKFNRGQFADITLPLSAVMTASETLRGALVYQYGTTSLILCNTDRRLQLAGPQRDDLIDAFEAAREYPLQPRVATVSGLPRKVPGAQEGSTQNGIIVESYSLESGNDNCRLPGANLTNTRWQLSALGDEIVDANSEQQPYLTLDSDGKVHGNAGCNGLNGSYQHDDNSLSFGPIATTRKACPDMEGEQAFLQALKAASGYRIDGELLTLFDDNNQPLAGFQAIAL, encoded by the coding sequence ATGAAGCAACTTGCAGTATTTTGCCTGACCGGCCTGGCCCTTCTGGGTTGTACCGATAATGACACCAGCCCCCCGGCCTCGCCACCGGCCACTGAGGACACCAGCAACCCGCTGGTGGGTGCCTGGCAAAACGGCGAACAGATACTGGTGCTGGAGGAGAATGGCGATTTTTATCTCCCCGCCGACAGCCAGCGACAGGGCCTGACCTGGGAAAATGACGATAGCGGCTTCGCCTTCCGCTATCTGGATAACAGCCGCCTGGCGGTGGAAACCCAGCATGCAAGCGGCGAACAACAGCAGGACACACTCAGTCTGAGCCCAGCCCCCCCCTCTGACGGGGAGGAACAGCAAGTCGACAGCCCCTTGTTCAGCGGCGACTATCAACGGGCCAACGACGCCGTGGGCCATCTGAGCGGCAAGGTGAAACTTCCAGAGAATAGTGAACTGCCCGACAAGGCGGTGCTGACAGTGTCCCTGCTCACCAGCAACGACGACACCGTGATCCGCCGCCTGATCCCCCTGACCAGCGATGCACTCAATCAACCCTTCCGGCTTTACTACCCGGCCACCGCAGTGAACACGGATAACACCTATCAGGTGAGCAGCCAGATCCTCGCTGACGGTGGCTTGTTCTTCCAATCCGAGGCCACCCCACTGAAATTTAACCGGGGGCAGTTTGCGGACATCACCCTGCCGCTCAGTGCAGTGATGACTGCCAGCGAAACCCTGCGCGGCGCTCTGGTGTATCAGTACGGCACCACCAGCCTGATCCTCTGCAACACGGATCGCCGCCTGCAACTGGCCGGCCCCCAGCGCGACGACCTGATTGACGCCTTTGAGGCCGCCCGTGAGTACCCCTTGCAGCCGCGCGTGGCCACGGTCAGCGGCCTGCCACGCAAGGTCCCCGGTGCGCAGGAAGGCAGCACCCAGAATGGCATCATCGTGGAAAGCTATTCCCTGGAAAGCGGCAATGACAACTGCCGCCTGCCCGGCGCGAATCTGACCAATACCCGTTGGCAGCTCAGCGCCCTCGGCGACGAGATCGTCGATGCCAATAGCGAACAACAGCCTTACCTGACCCTGGATAGCGACGGCAAGGTGCACGGCAACGCCGGCTGCAACGGACTCAACGGCAGCTACCAGCATGACGACAACAGCCTCTCTTTCGGGCCCATCGCGACCACCCGCAAGGCCTGCCCGGACATGGAAGGGGAACAAGCCTTTTTGCAGGCCCTGAAAGCCGCCTCCGGTTATCGTATCGACGGCGAGTTGCTTACCCTGTTTGATGACAACAACCAGCCGCTGGCCGGCTTTCAGGCCATCGCGCTGTAA